A window of Gracilinanus agilis isolate LMUSP501 unplaced genomic scaffold, AgileGrace unplaced_scaffold57740, whole genome shotgun sequence genomic DNA:
AAAATATTAAGGCAGAAAAGAGTTAAGTCGATGGATCAAAATCCAAAATCCTACTCTGGGCAACAACCTTCTTTGGGTTACTCACCTTCATTTGTTATGATTGGGGTATGAGCTATGACAAGAGTATATCTGTACAGAGAATCAGTGTGGCATCAAGGAGACAGGACCAGACTCCAACTTCTGAGGATCTGGTTTTATATCCTCAGGTTAATGTTTGCTATTTATCACATCATTTAACCATGTGTGTCAGTGAGTTCATCTctaaaaaggacataaaaaccCATTACTACATTCTTCCAATAGAAATGATGAATCTTAAGTTCTTGATAAAACTTGGAGCCTATAGAAACTTGAGGAGTTATCAGTGTGGCTTGTAAGCTGCTGTTCTTCCAGCATACTCTCAGAGATTCCCATCCTATCTTTGCCTCTGGTGTCAGAATTGGTCATTAAAGCCTTTTACCCATAATATTCCAGCCCCTGCTACAGTCTGTGACAATCAGGAAGTTTGAGGGCTAGCTTTGTAGGACTTTGGCttgagagggagacagagaaggagataCAATTCCTAGAGAGAACATTTCTATGCTTCAAAGAGAGCTGAGATGGGCTCCATTGTCAGGGATTTACCTGATCACTTTAGATGCCCAGACTCCACCAGGTCCCCTCTGGGCAGCATCATAATTTCCACGAGCATGGAAGTATTTGTCTGAATTTTTATAATTGGCTTCACGCATGTCCCTGTAGGCCCTCCACATATCTCTAGCACCTGGAAAGAGATGATCTTGAGTCAAAAGTGGAGGAAAACTCAGGGACATGAATCAGGTAAAAAATATCATTCCTCTATTGACTTAAAGATTTATATTTCAGGGCAGAGTGGCTGTCTTTCCCCAGTTCCCTGTAACTCATGGAAATAACATGTAGAAATAACATGTTATCCATCTTACTAAAAATATCTACCACTTCTCACACTCAATCTGAAAATAGAACTCCAAATTCATCATTTCGGTTGCCTTTTAAATACTGATGTGTATCCATTTAAGGATTTGGTCTCTCCACTTATCACAACCTGTAGGATTcataaatataactatatacTATTACATTTTAGGGCTGTCTCTACAAACACCCCATAACGACAAGCTACACAAATCTAGGTTATCTCTAGAATCCCTAGAGCTGCCATTGCTTGG
This region includes:
- the LOC123256304 gene encoding serum amyloid A protein-like; translation: MSLSFPPLLTQDHLFPGARDMWRAYRDMREANYKNSDKYFHARGNYDAAQRGPGGVWASKVISDGQEFFQGGSSGKGVEDIRADQFANKWGRSGKDPNYFRPPGLPGKY